The following proteins come from a genomic window of Actinomycetota bacterium:
- a CDS encoding AarF/ABC1/UbiB kinase family protein gives MDDGITVTLDGVLGLAVLIAFLVVVGLIAGRILGVRRGFWRATLAGLVGFFAGQWLINMQYENSTEADFNDLGDLGRLGVGFVGYVLLVTMLASIVIDVIARPRGGDRRRRWPRPIKAVRRRWQVVTRLRQIVGAARRHGFAGRRYASRAALATPEGARALRATLEDCGGMFVKFGQIASTREDLLPATVTEELGHLRTAAPGLPAAVVTEIVEQQTGRPAAATFATFAAEPLAAASIGVTYRATLAGGRRVIVKIRRPDIEDIVDRDARVLRWGAAQLERRSEGARSLGIRDLADELVSGIAAELDFRTEAANNAAMRRAVPGGHGVEVPLVHADLTTRSMLVMDEVDGRPVSDPAALRASGIARPVLADRLFRAFLEQVLTAGVFHADPHPGNVLVDAEGTLWFIDFGAVGQLDPVTLDGLQQLALGFMLADPSMLARALRRLAGPDGDALDMRAMEFELSSVLTRVQGGGFDPAVLQLVVHVLARHGVKAPRALTVLGRAMLTLDGTLRIIDPGFRMVERATETIRELPEAGVGSLKERLTHEAMRALPAVRSMPQLVEDIALQTRSGRLGIRVGLFGGEDRLVLDDWIDRVLFAVVGMVGLLSSAALLVAAGVEDNADVAVVLRAAGFTGLVAATAMQMRSVAQILRRPRTNRRP, from the coding sequence GTGGACGACGGGATCACTGTCACACTCGATGGCGTCCTCGGGCTCGCCGTCCTCATCGCCTTCCTCGTCGTGGTCGGTCTGATCGCGGGTCGGATCCTCGGTGTGCGGCGGGGCTTCTGGCGGGCGACGCTCGCCGGCCTGGTCGGCTTCTTCGCCGGCCAATGGCTCATCAACATGCAGTACGAGAACTCCACCGAGGCCGATTTCAACGATCTGGGCGACCTCGGCCGGCTGGGTGTGGGTTTCGTCGGCTACGTCCTGCTCGTGACGATGCTGGCCAGCATCGTCATCGACGTGATCGCCCGGCCCCGCGGTGGCGATCGACGGCGCCGGTGGCCGCGGCCGATCAAGGCGGTACGCCGGCGCTGGCAGGTGGTCACCCGGCTGCGGCAGATCGTGGGTGCCGCGCGCCGGCACGGCTTCGCCGGGCGTCGATACGCCTCCCGTGCCGCGCTGGCGACCCCGGAAGGTGCCCGGGCGCTGCGGGCCACTCTCGAGGACTGCGGCGGGATGTTCGTGAAGTTCGGGCAGATCGCGTCGACCCGCGAAGACCTGTTGCCTGCCACCGTGACCGAGGAACTCGGCCACCTGCGGACAGCCGCACCGGGCCTGCCCGCCGCGGTCGTCACCGAGATCGTCGAACAGCAGACCGGACGACCTGCCGCGGCGACCTTCGCGACCTTCGCCGCCGAGCCGTTGGCCGCTGCCTCCATCGGGGTGACCTACCGCGCCACGCTGGCCGGCGGACGCCGGGTGATCGTGAAGATCCGCCGACCCGACATCGAGGACATCGTCGACCGGGACGCGCGGGTATTGCGGTGGGGCGCAGCCCAGTTGGAGCGACGTTCCGAAGGGGCTCGCTCACTCGGCATCCGCGACCTCGCCGACGAATTGGTCAGCGGGATCGCCGCCGAACTGGACTTCCGTACCGAAGCCGCCAACAACGCGGCCATGCGGCGGGCGGTCCCGGGCGGGCACGGCGTCGAGGTGCCCCTGGTCCACGCCGACCTGACGACCCGGTCGATGCTGGTCATGGACGAGGTCGACGGCCGGCCGGTATCGGATCCGGCGGCCTTGCGGGCCAGCGGCATCGCCCGCCCCGTGCTGGCCGACCGGTTGTTCCGGGCCTTCCTCGAACAGGTCCTCACCGCCGGGGTGTTCCACGCCGACCCCCATCCCGGCAACGTCCTGGTCGACGCCGAGGGCACGCTGTGGTTCATCGACTTCGGTGCTGTCGGGCAACTGGATCCGGTCACGCTGGACGGCCTGCAGCAACTCGCGCTGGGCTTCATGCTGGCCGACCCCTCGATGCTGGCTCGTGCCCTGCGCCGGCTGGCCGGCCCCGACGGCGACGCGCTGGACATGCGGGCCATGGAGTTCGAGCTGTCCAGCGTGCTGACTCGAGTGCAGGGCGGCGGGTTCGACCCCGCGGTGTTGCAGCTGGTCGTCCACGTGCTGGCAAGGCACGGTGTGAAGGCGCCGCGGGCGCTGACCGTGCTGGGCCGGGCCATGCTCACCCTGGACGGCACGTTGCGGATCATCGATCCGGGGTTCCGGATGGTGGAGCGGGCGACCGAGACGATCAGGGAGTTGCCCGAGGCGGGCGTCGGGTCGCTCAAGGAGCGGCTGACCCACGAGGCGATGCGGGCCCTGCCCGCCGTCCGCAGCATGCCGCAACTGGTCGAGGACATCGCGCTGCAGACGCGCAGTGGCCGGCTGGGGATCCGGGTCGGCCTGTTCGGCGGCGAGGACCGGCTCGTCCTGGACGACTGGATCGACCGGGTGCTGTTCGCCGTGGTCGGCATGGTCGGCCTGCTGTCGTCCGCGGCGCTGCTGGTGGCTGCCGGAGTGGAGGACAACGCCGACGTCGCGGTGGTGCTGCGGGCAGCCGGCTTCACCGGCCTGGTGGCGGCCACGGCGATGCAGATGCGGTCGGTCGCCCAGATCCTGCGGCGACCGCGCACGAACCGCCGTCCCTGA
- a CDS encoding Na+/H+ antiporter — MGHTADVHELLEVLGLLVVVTAVGGVARRYGLSSPLLLVVVGVAASFVPGIPSFELSAEFVLIVVLPPLLYSAALGSSLVGIRANRLTIGLLSVGYVAFCTLVVGLTVHAIVPGLPLAAAFALGAAVAPADAVAATAIGRRLRLPNGLLTVLEGESLLNDATAITLLRVAVAAALTGGFSWLEAAGRLTWASVGGVAIGLVVAVLVSWVRRRLDDPVVETSLSLLTPFIAFLPAEEVGASGVVAVVTTGLVLGHRSAELLGSAARLQAQSVWRTIDFILEGTVFALIGLQLRSILVRLGDYTPADLLLYAVVVCSVVIVSRFVWVFGTAYAGGLLRASRPDRRWRELVVVSWAGMRGVVTLAAAASIPLTVDTGEAFPQRDLIAFLAFCVIAVTLLGQGFTLPPLIRWLNIRRDETQDRLAEAEAAHLAAEQAALRLEELLEAEGALPHGVADRLRQATQSRSLGAWERLGGPGPETPSAAYRRLRVAILQAERAALVAMRDDGRIDDDTLRTLQREVDLEETLLGDQ, encoded by the coding sequence ATGGGCCACACTGCCGACGTGCACGAGCTGCTGGAGGTCCTGGGACTCCTTGTGGTGGTCACCGCCGTCGGCGGCGTGGCACGCCGGTACGGGCTGTCCTCCCCGCTGCTGCTGGTCGTCGTCGGAGTTGCCGCCTCGTTCGTCCCCGGAATCCCGTCGTTCGAGCTGTCCGCGGAGTTCGTGCTCATCGTGGTGCTGCCGCCGCTGCTGTACTCCGCGGCGCTGGGCAGTTCGTTGGTCGGCATCCGTGCCAACCGGCTCACCATCGGTCTGCTCAGCGTGGGGTATGTCGCGTTCTGCACCCTCGTCGTCGGCCTCACCGTCCACGCGATCGTGCCGGGTCTGCCGCTGGCTGCGGCGTTCGCTCTCGGCGCCGCCGTGGCGCCGGCCGATGCCGTCGCGGCGACCGCGATCGGTCGCCGGTTGCGGCTGCCGAACGGCCTGCTCACCGTGCTCGAGGGGGAGAGCCTGCTCAACGACGCCACCGCGATCACGCTGCTGCGCGTGGCGGTGGCCGCGGCACTCACCGGCGGCTTCTCCTGGCTCGAGGCAGCCGGCCGGCTGACCTGGGCCAGTGTCGGTGGGGTGGCCATCGGCCTGGTCGTGGCGGTGCTGGTCAGCTGGGTACGACGACGGCTGGACGACCCGGTGGTGGAGACCTCGCTGTCGCTGCTGACGCCGTTCATCGCGTTCCTGCCCGCCGAAGAGGTCGGGGCCTCGGGTGTGGTCGCGGTGGTGACGACCGGCCTGGTCCTCGGCCACCGGTCAGCGGAACTGCTGGGGTCCGCCGCCCGGCTGCAGGCGCAGTCGGTGTGGCGCACCATCGACTTCATCCTCGAGGGGACGGTCTTCGCTCTCATCGGGCTGCAGCTGCGCTCGATCCTGGTCCGGCTGGGCGACTACACCCCGGCGGACCTGCTGCTGTACGCCGTGGTGGTCTGCTCGGTGGTCATCGTCAGTCGTTTCGTCTGGGTCTTCGGTACGGCGTACGCCGGCGGACTGCTGCGGGCCAGCCGCCCGGACCGCCGCTGGCGCGAGTTGGTCGTGGTGTCCTGGGCGGGGATGCGCGGCGTGGTGACGCTGGCTGCCGCGGCGTCGATCCCGCTGACCGTCGACACCGGCGAGGCGTTCCCGCAACGCGACCTCATCGCGTTCCTGGCGTTCTGTGTCATCGCCGTCACGTTGCTCGGCCAGGGTTTCACGCTGCCGCCGCTCATCCGATGGTTGAATATCCGGCGGGACGAGACCCAGGACCGGCTCGCCGAGGCCGAGGCGGCCCATCTGGCCGCCGAACAGGCCGCGCTTCGACTCGAGGAGTTGCTCGAGGCCGAAGGTGCTCTGCCGCACGGTGTCGCGGACCGCCTGCGACAGGCCACCCAGTCGCGTTCGCTGGGCGCCTGGGAGCGACTGGGTGGACCGGGCCCGGAGACCCCGAGTGCGGCGTACCGGCGGCTCCGGGTGGCGATCCTGCAGGCCGAACGTGCCGCGCTGGTCGCGATGCGGGACGACGGGCGGATCGACGACGACACGCTGCGGACCCTGCAGCGCGAGGTCGACCTGGAGGAGACGCTGCTGGGCGACCAGTAG
- a CDS encoding ROK family protein → MATPIPVLSGATLGIDCGGSGIKASVLDADGAMQAKPIRVPTPYPLPPERLLDLLVDIAGTLPAAQRVTVGMPGMIRHGVVVTTPHYVTRSGPRSRIDPPLLRRWSGYDARAGVSTALGLPALVLNDAEVHGAGVIAETGLELVLTLGTGLGCATFDDGRLAPHLELSQATTRWGQLYDRYVGERERRRLGNAFWSRRVLRMVAALRPMFLWDRLYLGGGNSRRILPDALADMGDDVVVVPNSAGIVGAVRAWRLAPQPWNPDT, encoded by the coding sequence ATGGCGACACCGATCCCGGTCCTCTCCGGTGCGACACTCGGAATCGACTGCGGTGGTAGCGGAATCAAAGCGTCGGTGCTCGACGCCGACGGCGCCATGCAGGCCAAGCCGATCCGGGTGCCGACGCCGTACCCGCTGCCCCCGGAGCGACTGCTCGACCTGCTCGTCGACATCGCCGGCACCCTGCCCGCTGCGCAGCGGGTCACCGTCGGAATGCCCGGCATGATCCGGCACGGCGTCGTCGTCACCACTCCCCACTACGTCACCCGATCGGGACCACGCAGCCGAATCGATCCACCACTGCTGCGCCGTTGGTCCGGTTACGACGCCCGGGCCGGGGTCAGCACTGCCCTCGGATTGCCCGCGCTGGTACTCAACGACGCCGAAGTTCACGGCGCCGGCGTCATCGCCGAAACAGGTCTGGAACTGGTCCTGACGCTGGGCACCGGCCTCGGTTGCGCCACCTTCGACGACGGCCGGCTCGCCCCGCATCTGGAGTTGTCGCAGGCGACCACGCGCTGGGGGCAGCTCTACGACAGGTATGTCGGGGAACGGGAACGGCGGCGGTTGGGCAACGCGTTCTGGTCGCGCCGGGTACTGCGGATGGTGGCCGCGCTGCGTCCGATGTTCCTGTGGGACCGGCTCTATCTCGGCGGTGGCAACAGCCGCCGGATCCTGCCGGATGCCTTGGCGGACATGGGAGACGACGTCGTCGTCGTACCGAACTCCGCCGGTATCGTCGGTGCGGTTCGCGCCTGGCGGCTCGCCCCGCAGCCGTGGAACCCGGACACCTGA